The sequence GTTTTCTCTTCGTATTTATCCAAAATATCCAATCCCTTCTCCTAGAATTTCTAATGTTGTCATTGTATCATGATGGAAACAGGGGGTGCTTAATTATGAAAAAAAGAGAGTTAGGGAAAAGTGGGCTATACGTATCTGAGATTGGACTGGGGTGCATGTCACTACCAAATGATTTAAGCGAAGCCAAAAACATCATCGATGCCGCAATCCATGCCAGTATCAATTATTTTGATACTGCGGACTTATACGATGGCGGTCACAATGAAGAACTTGTAGGTCACGCACTAAAAGGTAGACGTGCTGACATAATCCTAGCCACAAAAGCTGGCAATAAAATGAACCCCGATGGCACAAGCTGGACATGGGACGCATCCAAAGCACATATAATGGAAGCTATTAAAAAAAACTTGCAACGCCTTGGAACAGATTATATCGATTTGTATCAGCTACACGGTGGCGTAATGGAAGACAATGTGGATGAAACCATCGATGCCTTTGATAGCTTGAAAAAAGATGGCCTCATTCGCCAATACGGCATCTCATCCATCCGCCCGACCGTCATTCAACGATTCCTCGACAACAGTTCCGCCATTTCCGTCATGATGCAATATAGTTTACTCGATCGCCGACCAGAAGAATGGTTTCCCATGATTCAACAGGCTGGCGCGTCTGTTGTCGCAAGGGGTACAATCGCCAAAGGCTTGTTGACAGCAGAAGGCTTGGCAAGAGCCGAACAAGCAAATGGCTTCGTCGACTACGATGCTGCCGAACTAACACGTACAGTCCAAGCACTAAGTGAACAATCTGCTGACCTACATGCCGCGGCCATCGCTCATGTTCTACATGATCAAACCGTGGCGTCTGCCCTCATAGGTGCACGCACAACAAAGCAATTGCTTGATTCTGTAGTGGCTTATGACAACCTGGTGACCGATGAGGAAATTGCTCAGGTGCAACGTATTGTACAGTTACACACGTACAGAGAGCACCGCCTATAATGAGCATACAAAAACGCACAGACATTATATCTGTGCGTTTTTGTATGCGTATTTCATTCTGGCTTCAGTGTGGAATGTCATTACTCCGATGAAAATTATTATTCACTATCTTTTTTGCTACTAGCATCATGATGAAACTAACTAAATAAACAAGGCTAGTCAGACCAAAAAAAGCAAATATACCAGGCGTCGCCGCTAAATAAGCACTAATTGGTAATGACCAAAGAAACGCAATAAGCATTCCAGTACTGTTAGGGTAAATAGCCGCGATGATTGCACAACAAGCTGGCAGCAATAGCATCGTAAATGTAATGATAGCTGTTCCAGCCGCAGCAGAGGAATAGGGATTAAAGAAAACCAACACCAACCAGAGGGAAATGCTTGATAATCCAGCCATTCCCCCTAAAAAACGCGAGAAGTTCTTCATATTAATCACCTGCTCTCTTTGCTATTTCCACACATATGCAACACATTCTTTTCGATACGTAAATAGATAAGGGTTACTATTAAGAACTCTAATTATACTATATATTCCACTTAAAGGCGGTTTACAAGTACACATTCTCTCCAAGGAACATCTGTCATTTCTAAAGTAGCATAAATGTTATCTAACGTATTAACATTCTGTAAGTAGAAACGGATATAATTGCATAGCACACAGACACCTGACACCACTTCCCTGTTATCTCTTAACAACAAAAGTGTTTGCCATATAATCATGTAAAGTCTGTTTTTTCTCATTAAATACCGCCAG comes from Sporosarcina sp. FSL K6-3457 and encodes:
- a CDS encoding aldo/keto reductase; translation: MKKRELGKSGLYVSEIGLGCMSLPNDLSEAKNIIDAAIHASINYFDTADLYDGGHNEELVGHALKGRRADIILATKAGNKMNPDGTSWTWDASKAHIMEAIKKNLQRLGTDYIDLYQLHGGVMEDNVDETIDAFDSLKKDGLIRQYGISSIRPTVIQRFLDNSSAISVMMQYSLLDRRPEEWFPMIQQAGASVVARGTIAKGLLTAEGLARAEQANGFVDYDAAELTRTVQALSEQSADLHAAAIAHVLHDQTVASALIGARTTKQLLDSVVAYDNLVTDEEIAQVQRIVQLHTYREHRL